TGCTCCGGCGATGAACAGCACTAAAGAAACTACAGTAACGCTAAAAACTCCGGTACCTGTTTTCATCGCTTATTTCACCGCATGGGTTGACCGTAAAGGCCGCATAAATTTCAGGAATGATATCTATGGACACGATGGACGAATGGCAAAATTGTTATTTAACAATCCGACATTATAATCAGCAATAGCATAAGGACTTATTAAAGTCGTATTGCATTTTGAAAACTCCAGGTTAATAATTGATCACCTGCTGTTCTATATTCGAGGGAATATCCCGGTACTCATATTGTTGATTACGGAGTCGTGGTTCGAATCCGGCTTCGCGAATGGCTTGCTGAATACCGTTTGCAGTGAAGCGGTGCGGCGCTCCTGCAGCACTCACCACATTTTCTTCAATCATAATAGAACCGAAATCGTTGGCACCTGCATGTAAACAAATCTCTGCAATGTCTTTACCTACGGTAAGCCAGGAGGCCTGAATATTTTTTATATTGGGCAACATGATCCGGCTGAGCGCAATCATGCGGATATATTCATCACCGTTCACACTGTTTCTCACGCCACGAATTCTGCGCAGCAATGTTCCTTCATCCTGGAAAGGCCATGGAATAAAAGCAATAAATCCTTTTGCATTTTCCGGCTTTTCTGATTGCACCTGGCGCAGCCATACCAAATGTTCGAATCGTTCATAAAGCGTTTCCACATGGCCCAGCATCATGGTAGCGGAGGTGGTGAGTCCGAGCTGATGTGCCGCGCGCATAACATTCAGCCATTCCTGACCGCTGCACTTTCCTTTGGAGATCAGCCGGCGCACACGATCGTTTAAAATTTCTGCACCTGCTCCGGGTAATGAATCCAATCCTGCTTCCATCAGTGCTTTTAATACCTCAGTATGCGTTGATTTTTCCAGCTTGGTGATGTGCGCGATTTCCGGCGGACCAAGTGAATGAAGTTTTAAATTGGGGTAAAGTGATTTCAGTTCTTTAAAAAGATCCACATAAAAACTCAATCCAAGATCTGGATGGTGGCCACCTTGTAATAACAATTGCTCCCCTCCAAATCGATAGGTCTCCTCTATTTTTTGTTTATATTGATCAATGGTAGTTACATAAGCATCCGGAGCGCCGGGCTTACGGAAGAAGTTGCAGAATTTACAATTGGCTATGCAGACATTCGTAGTGTTCACATTACGGTCAATGATCCAGGTCACCACTTTCTCCGGTTTCTGTTTCATCCGCAATTCATGTGCAACCGCCATAAGTTCAGTGGTTGGTGAATGCTCAAATAAGTGCATTCCTTCTTCAATAGAAAGAAATTCAAAGTTGAGCGCGCGATGTATGAGTTGTCCGGTATTCATGTTGATAGAGCAAAGATAGATCGGAAAAGTTATTTTGGTTGTATCCCGGTATTTATATCGGGTATCTTCTCGCGAATCAAAGTCTTATCTGATAATCTTTTAAGAATTTATTTTTGCTGCTGAATTCATCTGAAAAATCCGGAGAACGTAACAAGTGCACCTGATACTCTTTCACAGGCAATGTGTATTTTTAGGGCTTAATCAAAAAAGTATGATTGAATATAAAAAGAGTTCGCTAGGTAACGGGTTGAAGATACTGGTGCATGAAGACCGTTCCACGCCGCTTGCTGCGGTAAATCTTTTATACAATGTGGGTTCAAGAGATGAAACTCCTGATCAGACAGGTTTTGCGCATTTGTTTGAACACCTGATGTTTGGCGGATCGCGAAACATTCCGGTGTTTGATGAACCATTGCAGAAAGCCAGTGGTGAAAACAATGCTTTCACATCAACTGATATCACCAATTATTACGAAACACTTCCTGCACACAATCTTGAAACAGCGCTGTGGCTCGAATCAGACCGCATGAATGAGCTGGCTTTCAGCGAACATTCGCTGGATGTGCAACGCAAAGTAGTGTGTGAAGAATTTAAAGAACATTACATCAACCAGCCTTACGGAGATGTATGGCATAAGATCCGCGAGCTTTCTTACAGCACCCATCCATATCAGTGGCCGACCATCGGTAAAAAATTAGCACACATTGAAGAAGCAAAGCTGAGTGATGTGCAATCTTTTTTTTACAAACACTATCGTCCTGACAATGCAATTCTCGTTGTAGCCGGCTTTGTAAAAGCAGAAGAGATTTTTTCACTGGCTGAAAAATGGTTTGGCGATATTCCTGCCGGGAAAAAACCACCCAGAAATATTCCGCAGGAACCTCCGCAAAAAGGGTTGAAAAGTTTGACCATGGAAGCTGATGTACCACTGGATGCGATCTATAAAACCTGGCACATGCCGGCACGCATGGATCCGCGCTATTACGCGGCCGACCTCGTCACCGATGTGTTATCAGGGGGAAAATCCAGCAGGCTATATCAATCACTGGTGAAGGAGAAAAAATTATTCTCAGAAATAAATGCTTATCAAACCGGTTCCATTGATCCGGGACTGATTGTGGTGGAAGGAAAATTAGTGAAGGGTGTGAAAATGGAACAGGCGGACAAGGCAATTGATGAAGAGATCAGCAAATTTACCGGTGAGCTTATTGACGAAACCGAATTGACGAAGGTAAAAAACCGTATAGAAGCGCAGATCATTTTCTCCGAAACAGAACTGCTGAATAAAGCAATGAACCTCGCCTATTATGAATTGCTGGGTGATGCAAGTTTAGTTAATGAAGAAACAAATCATTACCTGAAAACTTCTGCTGCCGACATTTTAGAACAGGCACGAAATATTTTTACGCCGGATAACTGTTCGGTGTTGTATTATCATTCGAAAAACTGATACTCATTAAATCCTACTTTAGCCATTCCAACCCTTTTTACGCTACATAAAAAAATCTGCCATGAAAAAAATTTTCCCCCTGCTTTTTTTGATCCTGATTTTTTCTTCCGGAAAAATGATTGCTCAAAACCTTCCTCATTGGATGACAGAGGAAGAACGTGCCCTGCTTCCTTCCTACCTCATTAATACAGAAGGCATCCGTGATATTACTCCGCCTGATTTTACACCAAGAGCATCAGCCGAATGGGAAGAGATTCAAGGGTTGACCATCACCTGGACAAGCTATACTACCATACTCAAAGCCATTGTGGATGCGGCACAGGAGGAATGCGTTGTTTATATCGTTTGTACAGATTCCAACAGTGTAAAAAATTCACTCACTTCTTCAGGTATTCCATTAACGAATGTGAAATTTCTGGTGAAGAGTTTTAATTCTATCTGGTGCCGCGATTATGGTCCCTGGAATATTTACAAAAATGATGTGCAGCAACTTTCATTAACCGATTGGATCTACAATCGTCCGCGCCCAAAAGACGATGTGATTCCGGGTGCGCTTGCCACAAAAATCGGTTTGCCAATTTATGAGATGACTGCAGCGCCTTATGACCTTGTAGCAACAGGTGGAAATTTTATGGTGGATGGTCACAACACTGCATTTTCTTCTGAGCTGATTCTTGATGAAAACGGACCCGGAAATGATTATGACGTGACTGTAAAAACAAAAGCAGATATAGAAGAGATTATGAGTAAATATCTTGGCATTAACCGTTACATCACCATGGAAACATTGCCCTTCGATGAAATTCATCACATCGATATGCACATGAAGTTGCTGGATGAAGAAACAATATTAGTCGGTCAGTTTCCAACAGGCGTTGCAGACGGTCCGCAGATTGCAGCCAACATTCAATACGTTAAGGATAACTATCTCACCTGTTTTGGCCGGCCTTATAAAATTGTTTACATACCTATGCCGCCAAGCACAACAGGCCAGTATATTCCGCAATCTTCTTACCGCACTTATACTAACTCTGTGATCGTGAATAAGACAGTCATCTTACCTACCTACCGGGAAGAGTACGATACCACCGCCATCAGAATTTATAAAGAGAATATGCCCGGTTATAAGATTGTCCCTATTGATTGTGACAATAGCAATGCAAACATCATCTCCGCCTTGGGTGCAATCCATTGCATAACCAAGGAAATTGCCCACGCTGACCCGATCTGGATTTCACATGCACCGGTTCAGAATAAAGCTGCATCATCTGCTCCCATATTAATAGAAGCCAAAATCAAAACGCCTTCCGGTGTTAGTGATGCTTCTGTTTTCTGGACGGTGGATACAACTGCAGGATATGCTGAAGTGCCCATGACAGCCGCAGCCAATGATACTTTTTATGCATACCTGCCCGCACAAAATGCCCCGACAAAAGTTTTTTATTACATACATGCTTCCTCAAACAGTGGAAGAAATATCAGCAAACCGATGACAGCGCCTGAAGGTTATTGGACATTTGAAGTGCAGAAGAGTCATACGTATACGAATTCCATTCACTTTCCAACCCCTGATTTTTTCTATCAGTTAAATAGAAATGATGCGGAAACAAATGAATGGATGCTGTATGATCCTTATCCTAATCCAGCCACCGATAATGTAACGATTGGAATCATGTTACCCAATGATGCACATTGTACAGTTCTGATCAGGAATGTATTAGGGCAATCCATTGCAGTGCTTTCAGATGGTGAATTAAAAGGCGGCATTCACAAATTCACTTTTGCTGCCGGAAATGAACCTGCGGGTTTATATTTTGTAGAAGTGCAGGTTGGGGATAAACTGCTGTCAAAAAAATTCACATTGAACCGATGATCATTCAGTAATCTGCGGTAAAAATTAATGCAGACTGCTGAACCATTCGTTGTATTGCTGCACAATATTCAGAATATCTGTGGAGCGATAGCCATTCAGTTTTTGGGAAATCCGGCTGGCTAATGCAACATCATCAGCCAGCAGCTTACTCATTGCTTCAGCAAAATTTTTGGAAGACGGAATAAAGAATGGTAGTCCGTCTCCCATTTTCAGAATAAAAACGCTTTCATGAAATTTTTCATCATTAACTGTAATGGGCCGGTCGTTAGTACCATCATGAAGTGTTCCGTTGGCAGGCAGACTGTACCATGCAAATAATTTTAAACGGCCAGCTTCTAACCTTCGAACAAATGCCGGTGATGAATTTTTGACAGATTCCATGAGCAACGATTCATACACGCGGTCCTTTACAAGATATCCGCTTGCTTTTGCAGCATCTATTGTCAGCGCATTCATATCAGGCGGATTATGCGTGGAATATTGAAACTGCACCTGATTGTCAATCTGATTCGACAAGTAAATAAATCCTTTGACAGTGTCACCCGTAAGCGAAACGTACCATCCCGGAAACCATTGCCGGATTCCGGGAGTCATCAGGTTGAAACGCGCGTCATTGGTGACTTGTGAAAAACTTTGGAAACCAGTAATCAACAACATGGCAAGTAAAAATATACAACCGGACTTAGGCATAGTTGTTTGTTTGTTTTTAATGTGACCTATTTTGAAAGCATATATTTTGTTGCAATATAAGGATAATGGTAGCTTAAGAAATTTATTAAAGACGCAAGGGTATACAAGATGTACGCCATTTGGTTTTTCTCACAAAGGCGAAAAGCACGTAAAGATAAATACCCTTATTTCCTTTGCGACCTTTGCGACTTTGCTAGCGACTCCCTTTATACATTTGTAATGAATTCAATTTCGTAAACAGGAAACATACACTGGCAATTTGTCTTTGAATTTTGCTAACTGCTTAGAAAATTTTCATGATAATTAACCGATATATTCTTCAGGATATGCTTGATGCTGTCTCAGATATGCAATGAATTCATTGCAGCGCTTTTTCCATTGGACTACCTGTAAATAAACATACTTAACTAAACAAACTCACTTCCATCCCTCCCCACCTTTTTTGTATTTTTACCCGCCTATGAACCCAACCGACAGAACAGTAGCTCCGCCTTTACGTGACATTGAATCCATCATGCTGCCACCTATTAACAGATTTCAGTTAAGCAATGGCATTCCTGTGGTAAGTATTAATGCGGGAAGCCAGGAGGTAACCAAAGTGGAATTGATTTTTGACGCCGGACGCTGGCAGGAACCAAGACGGGCGGTGGCAGCCACCACCAGCAAATTACTGATGGAAGGAACCGCTGATAAAACAGCGCAGCAAGTAGCGGAAGCCATCGAATTCTATGGCGCAAGCATTACCGCAGATGCGACAATAGATTACGGACAGGTTTCACTTTTCTCTCTGAATAAACACCTCGACCGTTTATTTCCATTGTTGCAGGAAGTAATTTATGGCGCAACTTTTCCTGATAAGGAATTAACCACCTATATACAAAACAGCAAACAACGCTTGCTGGTGAATTTGCAAAAAGTGGATTTCCTCGCACACAAAACTTTCAACGAACAACTGTACAGTGGCAATTATCCATCAGGCTATACTACTTCACCCGAAGATTACGACCAGATTGATGCTTCCATCCTGAAATCTTTTCATGCCTCGCAGTACCGCAATGGTGCATTTAAAATTATCGTAGCCGGAAAAATAACCGATCATCTTTTCGAATTGCTGGAAACCTATTTTGGAAAAAGCAATTTTTCTAAAGCAGCACCTGCACCTTACAATCATTCCATTGAAAAAACAAGCAGCGGAAAAATGTTCACAGCAAAAAAAGACGCTGTGCAATCAGGCATCCGCATTGGAAAAATGCTCGTGAACAAACTGCATCCTGACTATCCTTCTTTACGGGTGCTCAATACCATTTTTGGCGGATACTTCGGAAGCCGGCTGATGCAAAATCTTCGCGAGGACAAAGGTTATTGTTATGGTGTGCATTCTTCCATCTCTTCTTATTTGCACGATGCTCATTTGTATGTAACCACAGAAGTAGGTGGCGAAGTAACCTGGGACGCCGTGAAGGAAATTTATTACGAGATGGAACGTTTACGCTCAGAACCTGTGCCGGAAGAGGAACTGCAACTCGTTAAGAATTATTTGCTGGGTGTGTTTCTTTCAGATGTAGATGGCGCATTTAATGTGGCGGAAGTAATGCGTGGACTGGTGGTGTATGGATTAAGAGAAGATTTTTTTTACAACCTGATTCATACTATTAGAACCATCACGCCGGCTGAAGTACAATCATTGGCCAATAAATACATGAATACTGAAGGCATGCTGGAAGTAGTTGCAGGAAATCCGATTTACGCCGATACAAATAATACGTCGGTAATGCCTGATTTGGAAACACATTTGTCTTAATTTCAATCAGCAGCTATAAGGAATTGACTCTTATGAAGAATTACTGCAGCAAAATAGTATGCCTGGTTTTTCTCCATTGCCTGCTGGCATTTACAAATAGCATTGCCCAGGATGTAAATGCTCCTGTCCTAAAATGTGTTACCCAGATTTCAATTAATTTCAATCCATACATTCGCCTCCTCTGGACTTTGCCGACAAATGCATGTGGTACTTTTAACGCGTACTACATTTATAGAAGCACGAATATTAATGGTCCTTATACGCTGATCTATTCAGAAACAAATGCAGCGGCTACCTCCTATGACGATGGTCCAATTGCCGTTGGACCTGTGTATTATTACTATATGGTGAGTGATTACACTTGTCCGGGTGGTAACTTTCTGCATTCAGATACGCTGGACAGCGCCGATCCTTCATTCCCACTTATTAATTACGTTACTGTAAAAAATAATGCAGTCGAAATAAACTGGAAGCCAAGCATAACACCGGATACCTATGGATATATCATTTATCGTTTTTTAAATGGAGGCAATGTAAACCTGGATACAATTTATGGAAGAACCAATACTACCTACACCGATTTAACGGCGCAGCCCAATACGGATTCTATGAGCTATGTGCTTTGTTCCATTGATAGTTGTCTGAATACCGGACCGATAGATGAAATGCCGCAACACAGCATTTTTCTAAAGCAAGAAGTTGACCGTTGCAACAATACCGTTACCCTGAATTGGTATGCATACACTCACTGGTTGCCTGATGTGCTTCAGTATGATGTTATGGTTGCTGTAAATGGAGGACCT
The genomic region above belongs to Chitinophagaceae bacterium and contains:
- a CDS encoding insulinase family protein; its protein translation is MIEYKKSSLGNGLKILVHEDRSTPLAAVNLLYNVGSRDETPDQTGFAHLFEHLMFGGSRNIPVFDEPLQKASGENNAFTSTDITNYYETLPAHNLETALWLESDRMNELAFSEHSLDVQRKVVCEEFKEHYINQPYGDVWHKIRELSYSTHPYQWPTIGKKLAHIEEAKLSDVQSFFYKHYRPDNAILVVAGFVKAEEIFSLAEKWFGDIPAGKKPPRNIPQEPPQKGLKSLTMEADVPLDAIYKTWHMPARMDPRYYAADLVTDVLSGGKSSRLYQSLVKEKKLFSEINAYQTGSIDPGLIVVEGKLVKGVKMEQADKAIDEEISKFTGELIDETELTKVKNRIEAQIIFSETELLNKAMNLAYYELLGDASLVNEETNHYLKTSAADILEQARNIFTPDNCSVLYYHSKN
- the mqnC gene encoding dehypoxanthine futalosine cyclase, with translation MNTGQLIHRALNFEFLSIEEGMHLFEHSPTTELMAVAHELRMKQKPEKVVTWIIDRNVNTTNVCIANCKFCNFFRKPGAPDAYVTTIDQYKQKIEETYRFGGEQLLLQGGHHPDLGLSFYVDLFKELKSLYPNLKLHSLGPPEIAHITKLEKSTHTEVLKALMEAGLDSLPGAGAEILNDRVRRLISKGKCSGQEWLNVMRAAHQLGLTTSATMMLGHVETLYERFEHLVWLRQVQSEKPENAKGFIAFIPWPFQDEGTLLRRIRGVRNSVNGDEYIRMIALSRIMLPNIKNIQASWLTVGKDIAEICLHAGANDFGSIMIEENVVSAAGAPHRFTANGIQQAIREAGFEPRLRNQQYEYRDIPSNIEQQVINY
- a CDS encoding insulinase family protein, which codes for MNPTDRTVAPPLRDIESIMLPPINRFQLSNGIPVVSINAGSQEVTKVELIFDAGRWQEPRRAVAATTSKLLMEGTADKTAQQVAEAIEFYGASITADATIDYGQVSLFSLNKHLDRLFPLLQEVIYGATFPDKELTTYIQNSKQRLLVNLQKVDFLAHKTFNEQLYSGNYPSGYTTSPEDYDQIDASILKSFHASQYRNGAFKIIVAGKITDHLFELLETYFGKSNFSKAAPAPYNHSIEKTSSGKMFTAKKDAVQSGIRIGKMLVNKLHPDYPSLRVLNTIFGGYFGSRLMQNLREDKGYCYGVHSSISSYLHDAHLYVTTEVGGEVTWDAVKEIYYEMERLRSEPVPEEELQLVKNYLLGVFLSDVDGAFNVAEVMRGLVVYGLREDFFYNLIHTIRTITPAEVQSLANKYMNTEGMLEVVAGNPIYADTNNTSVMPDLETHLS
- a CDS encoding agmatine deiminase family protein translates to MKKIFPLLFLILIFSSGKMIAQNLPHWMTEEERALLPSYLINTEGIRDITPPDFTPRASAEWEEIQGLTITWTSYTTILKAIVDAAQEECVVYIVCTDSNSVKNSLTSSGIPLTNVKFLVKSFNSIWCRDYGPWNIYKNDVQQLSLTDWIYNRPRPKDDVIPGALATKIGLPIYEMTAAPYDLVATGGNFMVDGHNTAFSSELILDENGPGNDYDVTVKTKADIEEIMSKYLGINRYITMETLPFDEIHHIDMHMKLLDEETILVGQFPTGVADGPQIAANIQYVKDNYLTCFGRPYKIVYIPMPPSTTGQYIPQSSYRTYTNSVIVNKTVILPTYREEYDTTAIRIYKENMPGYKIVPIDCDNSNANIISALGAIHCITKEIAHADPIWISHAPVQNKAASSAPILIEAKIKTPSGVSDASVFWTVDTTAGYAEVPMTAAANDTFYAYLPAQNAPTKVFYYIHASSNSGRNISKPMTAPEGYWTFEVQKSHTYTNSIHFPTPDFFYQLNRNDAETNEWMLYDPYPNPATDNVTIGIMLPNDAHCTVLIRNVLGQSIAVLSDGELKGGIHKFTFAAGNEPAGLYFVEVQVGDKLLSKKFTLNR